The Raphanus sativus cultivar WK10039 chromosome 2, ASM80110v3, whole genome shotgun sequence genome includes a region encoding these proteins:
- the LOC130508535 gene encoding uncharacterized protein LOC130508535, which translates to MREYAYSWISIKVEDGESTRFWSDNWSPFGNIRDFFSITIPSALGIRQTATLADIYYDEAWHLPAPRSDSQLALHVFLTTLRLSQSQDSYEWNQPGNSSPTFKTGLTYNLIKPHQTPVSWSKIIWFSRGIPRQSFLAWLVILNRCPTRDRIISWGLPTSPLCLLCNAANESRDHIFFECPFSFAVWSFLAVKANCRADRNWAQNVHYLEH; encoded by the coding sequence ATGCGCGAGTATGCTTACAGTTGGATCTCCATCAAGGTAGAGGACGGAGAATCCACACGGTTCTGGTCAGACAATTGGAGCCCTTTTGGAAACATCAGGGACTTCTTCAGTATAACAATTCCTTCAGCTCTGGGAATCCGACAGACGGCTACACTGGCTGATATCTACTATGATGAGGCGTGGCATCTACCCGCCCCGCGTTCGGACTCTCAACTAGCTCTCCATGTCTTCCTCACTACACTCAGACTGTCGCAATCGCAAGACAGTTATGAGTGGAATCAACCAGGTAATTCTTCCCCAACATTCAAAACTGGGCTGACCTATAATCTCATTAAACCGCATCAAACTCCAGTCTCCTGGTCTAAGATTATCTGGTTCTCTCGAGGGATTCCGAGGCAGAGTTTCCTTGCGTGGTTGGTCATCCTAAACAGGTGCCCGACAAGAGATCGTATCATCAGCTGGGGGCTCCCCACAAGCCCTCTCTGTCTACTTTGTAATGCGGCTAATGAGTCGAGGGACCATATCTTCTTTGAATGCCCTTTCTCATTTGCGGTTTGGAGCTTCTTAGCAGTGAAAGCAAACTGTAGGGCAGATCGTAATTGGGCTCAGAACGTTCACTACCTCGAGCATTAA